The genome window CCGTGGAAATCGCGCTCCGTCATCCGGGAACGGCGAAGGTGACCCGGACTGACCCCTCGGGTGTCGGCGCGGCCGACTACGAGATCTGGATCTCGGACGGCTCCACCGTCCGAACGTATGCGTCCCGGCATCGGCTCGGGACCGAGCGTCCCGTCCGTCGCTCGATCGTGGGACTCGAGGATCCCGACCTGCCCCCGACGAGCAAGGTCTATCGGCCGGTCACGCCGCTTCCGATGGACACCCTGGCGGAGACGTTCGTGCACCCTGCCGGCTTCTGCCAGAACGTCCTGACGACGGGCCGCTGCTGGATCTCCGGCACGACGGAAGTGGCCGGCCGCGAGGCGGTCGTCGTCGAGTGCGACCATCCGCGGACGATCGAGATCGCCGCCGACCGACCAGACCACCACCTTCAGGTGACCGTCGATCGCGACACCGGGGTCATCGTCCGCCTCCTCGAGACGATCGGTGGCGTGGTGACGCGCGACGCCGTCGTGACGAACCTCGTCCCGGACGCGCCCCTTCCGCCCTCTGCCCTCGACTTCACCATCCCATCGGGCGCGACGCGCATCTACTGAGGCTTGTCCGACCCCCATCGGATGGCCGCCCCGGGAAACGGTGCAGCCGGCGGGGGACCCGCCGGCTTCGATGCGTGGACAGGGCCTGACCGGCGTCAGATCACGTCGAGCTCGTGCTCGATGGCCGCGAGCTCCTCGGGCGACCCCTGGATCCGAGGGCCAGTGAACCAGTTCTTCGCGGAGACGGCGTACCAGATCGCGGCTCCGCCGAGGACGACGAGGAACACGATCGGGGTGTAGTTGAACGTGTTGATGCTGAGCGGCAGGGCCTGGGGCAGGAGGAACAACACGCAGATGAACACGACCCAGACCGTGCCAACGATGCCGATCGGTCGGCTCCACCGGCCGAGGGTCCATGGACCCTCCTTGAACCGGGAACCCGCCCGGAGGCGGAGGAAGACCGGCGCGATGTAGGCGACGTACAGGCCGATGACCGCGATCGACGTTACCGCTGCATACGCGACCGGACTGTAGAGGTACGGAAGCCCGAGGATGAAGGCGCCGACGGCGGCGAACCAGATCGAGTTCGTCGGGGTCCGCGTCCGCTTGTTGATCCGATGCCAGAAGGCGCTGCCCGGGATGGCGCCGTCACGTGAGAACGCATAGATCATCCGGGAGTTCGCGGTCACGGAGGACATCCCGCAGTAGAACTGGGCGCCGATGACGATGAGCAGGATGAGGAGCCCGCCGGTCTGGCCTATGGCGTCGATCCAGATCTGCGCCGGCGGGACGCCGGATGCGGATTGCAGGGCATGGGTGTAGCCGTCGACCATCGAGCCATCAGTTCCGACGAACACCTTGTCCGGGGTGATTCCCACATTCATCGCAACGAGGAGGATGAATCCGGCGATGATCGAGATGATCACCGAGTACACGATGCCCTTCGGTGACGAGCGGGATGCATCGTGTGTCTCCTCGGACATGTGTGCGGACGCGTCGAACCCGGTGAGCGTGTATTGCGCATTGAGCAGCCCGATGAGCGCGACATACAACGGGATACCGAGGATAAGGAACCCTGGGAAGCTCTGGTTCGGATCCGCAGACGTGTTGTCGACGGCCTTCGTGAAGACCGTGCCGAGATCCGTCCTCGTGTGCTGATTGAGGACCACCGTCACGAGGACGATGGCCGCGACGCCGACGAGGTGCCACCAGACGGAGACGTCGTTGAGAAACGCGACGAGACGGATGCCGAACGTGTTGAGCAACGCGTGGATGACGAGCATCGCCCCGAAGATCAGGATCGTGTGGGGCGGGTCGACGGGAAAACCGAAGGCGAGATTGAGGAACGCATTCGTGAAGAAGGCCAACCCAAAATCGATGCCAGCTGTCACCGCGACCTGGCCCACGAGGTTGAACCAGCCGACGAACCAGCTCCATTTGGCGCCGTCGGCGCCGGCCTCGTCGGCGAGCTTCGCCGACCAGTAGTACAGACCGCCGGCGGTCGGATAGCTCGAGGCGACCTCGGCCATCCCGAGAGCGACGATCAGAACGAAGAACCCGACGACGAGCCAGCCGAGCGTCATCACCGCTGGACCGCCCGTGTTCATGGCGAAGAGGAAGAGCGTGAGACAGCCTGACAGGATCGAGATGATCGTGAACGAGACGGCGAAGTTGGAGAACGTCCTCATCCCCCGCCGAAGCTCCTGGGCGTACCCCAGGCGATGCAGTTGCTCGACGTCTGACGACGCCATGTGAACCCTCCTCCTGAGCGATGAGCGTGGGCGATGACTCCTGGGCGATGACTCCTGGGCGCGACGTTGGGCGCGACGCGGAGATGCTCGGTATTAGGGGCCGCCGGTCGGGGTCGTGTCAAGACGAATCTCGAACCTGATCGCGCTCTGGCGAGTAGGATTCGCAGAAGCTAACGCGGGAGGATGAGCGATGGGTGATCGACTCGCAGGAAAGGTCTGCATCGTCACGGGTGCCGGCTCGGGGATCGGGCGGGCGACCGCGATCCGGTTCGCCGAGGAGGGTGCGCGCGTCACCTGCGTGGACATCGGCCGCGATACCGTCGAGGCGACCGCACGGGGGATCGGCGATGCTGCCGTCGCGGTCACCGCGGACGTCTCGGACGCGGCCGCCGTCAAGGCTTACACGGACGCCACGGTGGAGCGGTGGGGCGGCCTTCACGTCGTCTTCAACAATGCCGGAGTGAACCTGCCGGGCGTTTTCCATGAGGCGACCGACGAGGTCGTCGACCGGACGCTCGCGGTCAACGTCAAGGGCCCCATCTACGGGTGTCGGTACGCGATCCCGCACATGCTTCGAGGCGGCGGTGGCTCGCTCATCAACACCACCTC of Chloroflexota bacterium contains these proteins:
- a CDS encoding amino acid permease, with protein sequence MRTFSNFAVSFTIISILSGCLTLFLFAMNTGGPAVMTLGWLVVGFFVLIVALGMAEVASSYPTAGGLYYWSAKLADEAGADGAKWSWFVGWFNLVGQVAVTAGIDFGLAFFTNAFLNLAFGFPVDPPHTILIFGAMLVIHALLNTFGIRLVAFLNDVSVWWHLVGVAAIVLVTVVLNQHTRTDLGTVFTKAVDNTSADPNQSFPGFLILGIPLYVALIGLLNAQYTLTGFDASAHMSEETHDASRSSPKGIVYSVIISIIAGFILLVAMNVGITPDKVFVGTDGSMVDGYTHALQSASGVPPAQIWIDAIGQTGGLLILLIVIGAQFYCGMSSVTANSRMIYAFSRDGAIPGSAFWHRINKRTRTPTNSIWFAAVGAFILGLPYLYSPVAYAAVTSIAVIGLYVAYIAPVFLRLRAGSRFKEGPWTLGRWSRPIGIVGTVWVVFICVLFLLPQALPLSINTFNYTPIVFLVVLGGAAIWYAVSAKNWFTGPRIQGSPEELAAIEHELDVI
- a CDS encoding SDR family oxidoreductase; amino-acid sequence: MGDRLAGKVCIVTGAGSGIGRATAIRFAEEGARVTCVDIGRDTVEATARGIGDAAVAVTADVSDAAAVKAYTDATVERWGGLHVVFNNAGVNLPGVFHEATDEVVDRTLAVNVKGPIYGCRYAIPHMLRGGGGSLINTTSVNGLVAEPFLAIYATSKGAIVMLSKGIALDYAKQGIRCNAIAPGWVDTPINYAHAEMLGGLQEVYATIDSFQPIGRPGEPREIANVALFLASDESSFVTGSVIVADGGMTAK